A single genomic interval of Alligator mississippiensis isolate rAllMis1 chromosome 15, rAllMis1, whole genome shotgun sequence harbors:
- the C15H19orf47 gene encoding uncharacterized protein C19orf47 homolog isoform X1, translating to MVPQPRGGSPRDGRRRHFLLSLAGISGWTGPAWLGGGGDGGVGIPPAASLLTPGGLRGAALRRRVCRRRSPGLAAGARVPAMASVTMATSEWIQFFKEAGIPPGPAVNYAVTFVDNRIQKNMLLDLNKEIMNELGITVVGDVIAILKHAKVVYRQEVCKAATETLGSTPPSMQSELRRSANSAATRMIANSLSRDSPPLTPVRRPDTASTSKISVTVSNKLAAKNNAKAVSCEAAAESPAVPVKRRCVTAEMEGKYVISMPKGTTPRTKKILEQQAAKGLQRTSVFDRLGAEMKADTTTGSKPTGVFSRLGDTLEADKDKAGESDDDCSVLQYAGVLKKRAKPLRKESTKPGITVKAKATSSKPKPTVTTIRRLGGKSTGTTAAKERKPEVGSKGGMAQRLGTAPPAAAQDSSVTSTRSRPEPAFRVTIKRTVGSTKVSSTSELHSAQMDSAGTVSVFKRLGRKAD from the exons ATGGTTCCGCAGCCTAGAGGCGGCTCGCCGCGCGACGGGCGGCGCCGTCACTTCCTGCTCTCGCTGGCCGGCATTTCCGGTTGGACCGGCCCGGCTTGGCTCGGGGGCGGCGGGGATGGCGG CGTCGGCATCCCGCCGGCCGCGTCACTCCTGACGCCCGGCGGCCTTCGCGGCGCGGCGCTTCGCCGCCGGGTTTGTCGGAGGCGGTCGCCGGGCCTCGCCGCGGGCGCTCGGGTGCCCGCGATGGCGTCGGTCACCATGG CTACCTCGGAGTGGATTCAGTTCTTCAAGGAAGCGGGGATCCCCCCGGGCCCGGCTGTCAACTACGCGGTGACGTTTGTGGACAACAG GATCCAGAAGAACATGCTGCTGGACCTGAACAAGGAGATCATGAACGAGCTGGGCATCACTGTCGTGGGGGATGTCATCGCCATCCTCAAGCACGCCAAGGTGGTTTACCGGCAG GAGGTGTGCAAGGCCGCGACGGAGACCCTGGGCTCCACCCCGCCCAGCATGCAGTCGGAGTTGCGCCGAAGTGCCAACAGCG ctgccactcGAATGATTGCGAACAGCTTAAGCAGGGATTCACCGCCTTTGACCCCTGTGCGACGCCCTGACACCGCCAGCACGTCCAAGATCTCTGTGACTGTGTCCAACAAGCTGGCAGCGAAGAACAACGCCAaagcag TCTCATGTGAAGCCGCAGCTGAGAGTCCAGCTGTCCCGGTGAAGAGGCGATGCGTCACGGCCGAGATGGAGGGGAAATATGTCATCAGCATGCCCAAGGGTACCACGCCGCGGACAAAGAAGATTCTGGAGCAGCAGGCGGCCAAAG GGCTCCAGCGAACGTCCGTGTTTGACCGGCTGGGGGCCGAGATGAAGGCAGACACCACTACAGGAAGCAAG CCCACTGGGGTGTTCAGCCGGCTGGGAGACACACTGGAGGCAGACAAGGACAAGGCGGGCGAGAGCGACGATGACTGCTCCGTGCTGCAATACGCCGGTGTCCTCAAGAAGCGCGCCAAGCCCCTCCGCAAGGAGAGCACCAAGCCGGGCATCACAGTCAAAGCCAAGGCCACCAGCTCAAAGCCCAAACCGACCGTGACCACCATCCGGCGCCTGGGAGGCAAGAGCACTGGCACCACAGCAGCCAAAGAGAGGAAGCCCGAGGTGGGCTCCAAAGGCGGCATGGCCCAGAGACTCGGGACGGCCCCACCGGCCGCGGCCCAGGACAGCAGCGTCACCAGCACCCGGAGCAGGCCCGAGCCAGCGTTCCGGGTCACTATAAAGAGGACTGTGGGCAGCACCAAGGTAAGCAGCACCAGCGAGCTGCACAGTGCTCAGATGGACAGCGCAGGCACCGTGAGCGTCTTTAAGAGACTGGGCAGGAAGGCCGACTGA
- the C15H19orf47 gene encoding uncharacterized protein C19orf47 homolog isoform X3, with amino-acid sequence MAATSEWIQFFKEAGIPPGPAVNYAVTFVDNRIQKNMLLDLNKEIMNELGITVVGDVIAILKHAKVVYRQEVCKAATETLGSTPPSMQSELRRSANSAATRMIANSLSRDSPPLTPVRRPDTASTSKISVTVSNKLAAKNNAKAVSCEAAAESPAVPVKRRCVTAEMEGKYVISMPKGTTPRTKKILEQQAAKGLQRTSVFDRLGAEMKADTTTGSKPTGVFSRLGDTLEADKDKAGESDDDCSVLQYAGVLKKRAKPLRKESTKPGITVKAKATSSKPKPTVTTIRRLGGKSTGTTAAKERKPEVGSKGGMAQRLGTAPPAAAQDSSVTSTRSRPEPAFRVTIKRTVGSTKVSSTSELHSAQMDSAGTVSVFKRLGRKAD; translated from the exons ATGGCGG CTACCTCGGAGTGGATTCAGTTCTTCAAGGAAGCGGGGATCCCCCCGGGCCCGGCTGTCAACTACGCGGTGACGTTTGTGGACAACAG GATCCAGAAGAACATGCTGCTGGACCTGAACAAGGAGATCATGAACGAGCTGGGCATCACTGTCGTGGGGGATGTCATCGCCATCCTCAAGCACGCCAAGGTGGTTTACCGGCAG GAGGTGTGCAAGGCCGCGACGGAGACCCTGGGCTCCACCCCGCCCAGCATGCAGTCGGAGTTGCGCCGAAGTGCCAACAGCG ctgccactcGAATGATTGCGAACAGCTTAAGCAGGGATTCACCGCCTTTGACCCCTGTGCGACGCCCTGACACCGCCAGCACGTCCAAGATCTCTGTGACTGTGTCCAACAAGCTGGCAGCGAAGAACAACGCCAaagcag TCTCATGTGAAGCCGCAGCTGAGAGTCCAGCTGTCCCGGTGAAGAGGCGATGCGTCACGGCCGAGATGGAGGGGAAATATGTCATCAGCATGCCCAAGGGTACCACGCCGCGGACAAAGAAGATTCTGGAGCAGCAGGCGGCCAAAG GGCTCCAGCGAACGTCCGTGTTTGACCGGCTGGGGGCCGAGATGAAGGCAGACACCACTACAGGAAGCAAG CCCACTGGGGTGTTCAGCCGGCTGGGAGACACACTGGAGGCAGACAAGGACAAGGCGGGCGAGAGCGACGATGACTGCTCCGTGCTGCAATACGCCGGTGTCCTCAAGAAGCGCGCCAAGCCCCTCCGCAAGGAGAGCACCAAGCCGGGCATCACAGTCAAAGCCAAGGCCACCAGCTCAAAGCCCAAACCGACCGTGACCACCATCCGGCGCCTGGGAGGCAAGAGCACTGGCACCACAGCAGCCAAAGAGAGGAAGCCCGAGGTGGGCTCCAAAGGCGGCATGGCCCAGAGACTCGGGACGGCCCCACCGGCCGCGGCCCAGGACAGCAGCGTCACCAGCACCCGGAGCAGGCCCGAGCCAGCGTTCCGGGTCACTATAAAGAGGACTGTGGGCAGCACCAAGGTAAGCAGCACCAGCGAGCTGCACAGTGCTCAGATGGACAGCGCAGGCACCGTGAGCGTCTTTAAGAGACTGGGCAGGAAGGCCGACTGA
- the C15H19orf47 gene encoding uncharacterized protein C19orf47 homolog isoform X2, with translation MVPQPRGGSPRDGRRRHFLLSLAGISGWTGPAWLGGGGDGGVGIPPAASLLTPGGLRGAALRRRVCRRRSPGLAAGARVPAMASVTMATSEWIQFFKEAGIPPGPAVNYAVTFVDNRIQKNMLLDLNKEIMNELGITVVGDVIAILKHAKVVYRQEVCKAATETLGSTPPSMQSELRRSANSAATRMIANSLSRDSPPLTPVRRPDTASTSKISVTVSNKLAAKNNAKAVSCEAAAESPAVPVKRRCVTAEMEGKYVISMPKGTTPRTKKILEQQAAKGLQRTSVFDRLGAEMKADTTTGSKPTGVFSRLGDTLEADKDKAGESDDDCSVLQYAGVLKKRAKPLRKESTKPGITVKAKATSSKPKPTVTTIRRLGGKSTGTTAAKERKPEVGSKGGMAQRLGTAPPAAAQDSSVTSTRSRPEPAFRVTIKRTVGSTKVVSCL, from the exons ATGGTTCCGCAGCCTAGAGGCGGCTCGCCGCGCGACGGGCGGCGCCGTCACTTCCTGCTCTCGCTGGCCGGCATTTCCGGTTGGACCGGCCCGGCTTGGCTCGGGGGCGGCGGGGATGGCGG CGTCGGCATCCCGCCGGCCGCGTCACTCCTGACGCCCGGCGGCCTTCGCGGCGCGGCGCTTCGCCGCCGGGTTTGTCGGAGGCGGTCGCCGGGCCTCGCCGCGGGCGCTCGGGTGCCCGCGATGGCGTCGGTCACCATGG CTACCTCGGAGTGGATTCAGTTCTTCAAGGAAGCGGGGATCCCCCCGGGCCCGGCTGTCAACTACGCGGTGACGTTTGTGGACAACAG GATCCAGAAGAACATGCTGCTGGACCTGAACAAGGAGATCATGAACGAGCTGGGCATCACTGTCGTGGGGGATGTCATCGCCATCCTCAAGCACGCCAAGGTGGTTTACCGGCAG GAGGTGTGCAAGGCCGCGACGGAGACCCTGGGCTCCACCCCGCCCAGCATGCAGTCGGAGTTGCGCCGAAGTGCCAACAGCG ctgccactcGAATGATTGCGAACAGCTTAAGCAGGGATTCACCGCCTTTGACCCCTGTGCGACGCCCTGACACCGCCAGCACGTCCAAGATCTCTGTGACTGTGTCCAACAAGCTGGCAGCGAAGAACAACGCCAaagcag TCTCATGTGAAGCCGCAGCTGAGAGTCCAGCTGTCCCGGTGAAGAGGCGATGCGTCACGGCCGAGATGGAGGGGAAATATGTCATCAGCATGCCCAAGGGTACCACGCCGCGGACAAAGAAGATTCTGGAGCAGCAGGCGGCCAAAG GGCTCCAGCGAACGTCCGTGTTTGACCGGCTGGGGGCCGAGATGAAGGCAGACACCACTACAGGAAGCAAG CCCACTGGGGTGTTCAGCCGGCTGGGAGACACACTGGAGGCAGACAAGGACAAGGCGGGCGAGAGCGACGATGACTGCTCCGTGCTGCAATACGCCGGTGTCCTCAAGAAGCGCGCCAAGCCCCTCCGCAAGGAGAGCACCAAGCCGGGCATCACAGTCAAAGCCAAGGCCACCAGCTCAAAGCCCAAACCGACCGTGACCACCATCCGGCGCCTGGGAGGCAAGAGCACTGGCACCACAGCAGCCAAAGAGAGGAAGCCCGAGGTGGGCTCCAAAGGCGGCATGGCCCAGAGACTCGGGACGGCCCCACCGGCCGCGGCCCAGGACAGCAGCGTCACCAGCACCCGGAGCAGGCCCGAGCCAGCGTTCCGGGTCACTATAAAGAGGACTGTGGGCAGCACCAAG GTTGTTTCTTGTCTCTAG